The genome window GGGATGGTTATACTGTggttttatctaattagataagatatgttatagatttaattagattttgatgatgattatcaatcaataaaaaaaatttaattatgataagattTCTTAGGAAATAAGAGAGATTcttctaattatttattctagatcttttattctcatctataaatagatataatttttttctagaGAATGAGAGTTCAGTTCTCTTTACGTATCGATATGATTGTGATATTTGAATTCATAGACCGATGCTCTTATAgatcaaataaagatttttttagatGATATTGAAAAATAAGTATTATAAAtttgatctattgttatttgattttaatggTATTAAAATTTCTTCATATAACAGtaacatattatgattttttatgtttACATGATTGATGTACTGCATGCTACTCAAAACGTGGTCTATTATTTGAGACAAATAGACTAATAGAGTACTCCTCGGGGTTTAATATCACGTAAACAATAGTTGTGTTGAACCGGCCGGCATGTGACTGCATCACTGTCATGGACCTATCAATCGATCTAAATCACGCCATCAAGCCAACTTAGTTCTGCATCCCCCCTTCACCCTTCACCGAACCTTCTTTGGCTGGCCATAGACGAACTTTGACTTCGTCACCGGAAACTCTGAGACATCACACTCCGTTGAATCTTCTACGTGAAAGACTGGAATAGACAATTAAAGACCAACTATGATAGATAgtggatgtgtgtgtgtgtgggtgtcAGCTAACTGCTTCCATGGATTAGTCTTTTATCTTAATGTCTCCGATTAGGGATTCACAGTTGGTGGTGGAGGAATTGACTCAACTCGAGGGCGATTGAATGGATTTATATTCCCATAGTCGAAGGAAGTCTTAATCATTACGTCAAACACATCCGACCAAATGAATCTTCCATCACTTTGTTTTGTTCACCAACCACCATGTGGCCATGACTTTGACTTGTTTTTTGGCTGGTCTTGAAGAACAAATTGCTTCCGGTACATGTCTCTGAGCTCCTTTGGAGTGCCATGCACGCAATTGACCTATGGAGTCAaggcttcttcttttttgtttttaattttctgTAGttctatttttctttaaaaaaaaaaaaaacagaatgaGATTTTTATCTgtacaaattatgaaaataacgtTTTTTTTCTTACAAATTTTAATATACATTTTCCTCTAAATATTATATTTCACACACTTccttgaaaaaaaaaactcaaaaagctttttctttaaattatagTCATGATAGATGTTTTGAATTTAAAATACATAAAAATTAACATTTCTGAAATATTTCTTACCATCATAATAAACAATAAAAATTAATGGGTCTTAGTCATGCTAATTATGTAtatgattaatattagtggtatGAGAGTATATCAAAGAAAAGATATAAAAGAATTTAATAAAActacaaataaatatttaaatattttaaatttaattaaatatatatatttttttatgaatctcaatgGTTAAAAAAATTCCATATAATCTAATCCAAAATAATTGAGATTTACGTGTTGTAGTAGTCATGCCAATTATGTGATTGAGATTAAGTataaaagcatatatatatatatatatatatatcatatgctGCAGCTATAAATAAGAACCATTAGCGGACAGCATCCGCAAcccttcaccaccaccaccaccaccactcctCTGTTCCTCTCCTCTTCGACAATTTgatctccttctcttcctctttgacTACATATCATGTCGGCGAAgggctgcagccaccaccacgGGCACTCGTACTGGCACTGGAAAAAGCGGTACCGCTACATCTTCTTCGGCGCGCTCTCCTTCATCATCCTCGTCCTCTTGGCCATCTTCATCATCTGGCTCGTCCTCCGCCCCTCTAAACCCAGCTTCTACCTCCAGGACGCCTCCATCGCCCAGTTCAACTTCACCGCCGGCACCAACCTCCTCACCGCCATCATGCAGGTCACCGTCTCCTCGCGCAACCCCAACGACCGCATCGGCATCTACTACGACAAGCTCGACGTCTTCGCCGTGTACCAGGAACAACGGGTCACCACCTCCACGGAGCTCCCCACCGGATACCAGGGCCACAACGACGTCGTGGTGTGGTCGCCCTACCTGTACGGCGCCGCCGTCCCGGTGACGCCCTACCTCTCCGTCGCCCTGGACCAGGCCAACGCCGCCGGCCTCCTCCTGGTCAACATCAACGTGGAGGGGCGGCTCCGGTGGAAGGTCGGCACGTGGACCTCCGGCCACTACCACATCCATGTCTCCTGCCCCGCTTTCATGGGGATCGATCACGGTAGCGGCAGCAACGGCGATGCACCGTCGTTCCACTTCCAGCACGCCACTTGGTGTAGCGTCGACGTCTGAGGCTCGTCCTGTAAGCCACTGACGCCGCTCATCACGAGTTTGGGTACTATACGATTGGGAGGAATGACATTAGGAGTGATCAACTTGTGGGTTACATGAATTAGCTATAGGTTTTCGAGATTGCAAGAAGAAATGGATTGGATTCATTCCAGAAAAGTCGGGATATATTATCCAAGCTTGTTCGGTGCAATGCCCTCCCTCTCTTACAGACGACCGCCCTCCGATACTATCACATACATACCGATCCTAAAGTTTCACcagctaaattaaaaatatattggatGAGATAATAATATTTCTGACTATTTATTATAACAATATGAAGTAGATTATTGTGTGATTTTATTCACAAGATCTTGAGAAGGGAGAGGCTCTAAGAAAAGTAATTTAGAGTTTATCCTTAGACCCCCTATAAACAGACAGGTTTATGAGATACACCTACAGAGGACTCTTTAGTAACAACATCTACTGTGACTCAACAGAGACGCTATCTAGCAACACTAGGAAACACTTCCATCAGTGGCAAGAAATTGATAAATTGTTTTATAGACATTCTATTGTTTCAGAAGATATTCTATTGTCAGGCAATAAGAACAATAGGACTAAGATTATTATATCAGCATGGTTTTGTTGCTCTACAGACGTAATAAAAAGATAAAACACACACATGAAAGATATGATAACAGAAGAGATTTAACGAGAGCTTACTTCTCGCTTAAGCTCCGTAAATGGCTCTTGTCGAAAGCTTGATTATGCTCCATAAATTTGTCCAGCCACATGTTTATGCGGATCAAAAGCATCTGGGCTACTCCTACTCCAGTCGCTGTAAAT of Musa acuminata AAA Group cultivar baxijiao chromosome BXJ1-7, Cavendish_Baxijiao_AAA, whole genome shotgun sequence contains these proteins:
- the LOC135678210 gene encoding NDR1/HIN1-like protein 1, yielding MSAKGCSHHHGHSYWHWKKRYRYIFFGALSFIILVLLAIFIIWLVLRPSKPSFYLQDASIAQFNFTAGTNLLTAIMQVTVSSRNPNDRIGIYYDKLDVFAVYQEQRVTTSTELPTGYQGHNDVVVWSPYLYGAAVPVTPYLSVALDQANAAGLLLVNINVEGRLRWKVGTWTSGHYHIHVSCPAFMGIDHGSGSNGDAPSFHFQHATWCSVDV